In Desulfopila inferna, a single window of DNA contains:
- a CDS encoding DEAD/DEAH box helicase, with amino-acid sequence MTTDADLLRKYAKLSSFEQTFLQFLSVLYEPAHTTLIVNCMKKLELRGPRGNSPTVANLNHYFSKFQKLGLVNKNQQCATEIVEILCKIAVKEGTFSLFAEVIREEAPVSYYYGKWSTRCWRAIREMRIGIYTQQFELIEEANEFLEQQCTEMAPSMPPAVQVTTQPFSSEWFRSLPVSFQFYLLDSVLRHAQANLISYPELLAFLQNEEGFSGFSSDERLPFKRLLFNQLLFRGDLNAATQLVSSDEDAFSGTGAKGTILFLQGELESSIHAYEADIDFLKSFSSDDNVAFFGPAGIFHILALLQYGAGNEQGKVADQISIAMTNFSHGAEIAAYHYLATVISAQQNISVPQELLNLKKEGKHHSLTLLFAGLSQYWLNRSLQSHLEKKIKMMLARARENGYDFMALAFAEILEKISHEKSDFREIIEELRAKNSIISLISILEPEEPWKRSLQALIHATVENQDTELPQDIRLVWMVNYKNGKISISPREQKLSPTGEWSKGKPLSLARLHESDKLPYLSIQDRKVCRAITKTYNQETHSTSFAFDMDKVLTNLVGHPLLFLSKSPTTPVEFAAGEPELLVEEIGDQLHIRFAQSITDGDITVFQETPTRFKIIAIKENHRRIAQITGKDGLVVPKEASDHVLTAIGNISSFMTVHSAIAVDQSSRSKANITLVEADPTIYMHLLPYGRGFRLDMFVKPFSEGGHYLKPGQGVENLMAEVKGKRLQTRRNLALEEEKARDVEELCPILDLATDMEQENDREWHLHDPDDCLQALIELQAISDRVVIEWPEGEKLSVTHQASFKNMNLKIRTNRQNWFSMSGHLTLDRDKVIDLKELLLKVKQSSGRFIQLGDGQFLALTQEFKKRLEDLNTYGEDSDDQSGNEILVHPLAALPLEDLAKQASTTADAGWHLQLDRISDAQSFVPKLPSTLQAELRDYQVEGFNWLARLAFLGVGGCLADDMGLGKTLQSLAIILKNAAKGPTLVVAPTSVSTNWQSEVNRFTPTLNMVTLPAKNRSKAIKKLGGFDMLITTYTLLQQESELLSRVEWQTVILDEAQAIKNAATKRSKAAMSLRAKFKLITTGTPIENHLGELWNLFNFINPGLLGSIGNFNEKYAIPIERFQDRDAKIKLKKLIRPFILRRIKSQVLEELPPRTDVTLQVEMSDEEAHFYEALRQNALDILESNKDKKGRHLQILTEIMKLRQACCNPRLISPDTSIQSSKLQIFSSVVEELIGGRHKALVFSQFIGHLKIIREYLDSQGISYQYLDGSTPSKDRKTRVDDFQSGQGDLFLISLKAGGLGLNLTAADYVIHMDPWWNPAIEDQASDRAHRIGQTRPVTIYRLVCKNSIEEKIVKLHQEKRDLAGSLLEGSDISAKMSSDDLIDLIREG; translated from the coding sequence ATGCAAGATTGCCGTAAAAGAGGGGACATTTTCTCTTTTTGCCGAAGTAATACGTGAAGAAGCGCCTGTTTCCTATTATTACGGTAAATGGTCTACCCGTTGCTGGCGCGCCATACGGGAGATGCGCATAGGTATCTATACGCAGCAGTTCGAGCTGATTGAGGAAGCGAACGAATTTCTTGAGCAGCAGTGCACCGAAATGGCCCCCAGCATGCCACCTGCGGTACAGGTCACAACTCAGCCTTTTTCATCTGAATGGTTTCGTTCACTACCCGTTTCTTTTCAGTTTTATCTGCTCGACAGCGTCCTGCGCCATGCCCAGGCAAACCTGATCTCCTATCCCGAACTCCTCGCCTTTCTGCAAAACGAAGAAGGTTTTTCAGGCTTCAGCAGCGATGAACGTCTTCCTTTTAAAAGACTGTTGTTCAATCAGCTACTCTTCCGGGGTGATCTCAATGCTGCAACACAGCTGGTCAGCTCAGATGAAGATGCCTTTTCCGGTACCGGGGCAAAAGGCACTATACTCTTTCTTCAGGGGGAACTGGAATCCTCCATCCACGCCTATGAAGCCGATATTGATTTCCTGAAATCCTTCAGCAGTGACGACAATGTCGCCTTCTTTGGCCCGGCAGGAATTTTTCATATCCTTGCCCTTCTTCAGTACGGCGCCGGCAATGAGCAGGGCAAGGTTGCCGACCAGATAAGCATCGCCATGACCAACTTTTCCCACGGCGCCGAAATCGCAGCTTACCATTATCTGGCTACTGTTATAAGCGCCCAGCAGAACATCAGCGTGCCGCAGGAACTGCTCAACCTGAAAAAAGAAGGAAAACATCACAGCCTCACCCTGCTTTTTGCCGGCCTTTCCCAATATTGGCTGAACAGATCACTCCAGTCACATCTGGAGAAAAAAATAAAGATGATGCTCGCCAGAGCGAGAGAAAACGGCTACGATTTCATGGCCCTGGCCTTCGCCGAGATTCTAGAGAAGATCAGCCACGAGAAATCCGATTTTAGGGAAATCATAGAAGAACTCCGGGCAAAAAACTCGATTATATCTCTGATTTCGATCCTGGAACCGGAAGAGCCCTGGAAACGCAGCCTTCAGGCACTCATTCATGCCACCGTCGAAAACCAGGACACTGAGCTGCCTCAAGATATTCGTCTGGTCTGGATGGTCAACTACAAGAACGGCAAGATCAGCATCAGCCCCAGGGAACAGAAACTCAGTCCAACCGGAGAATGGAGCAAAGGCAAGCCACTTTCCCTGGCCAGACTCCACGAATCCGATAAACTTCCCTATCTTTCAATCCAGGACAGAAAGGTATGCAGAGCCATTACTAAAACATATAATCAGGAAACCCACAGCACCTCCTTTGCCTTCGATATGGACAAGGTGCTGACGAATCTGGTCGGTCATCCCCTGCTCTTTCTCAGTAAATCGCCGACCACCCCTGTTGAATTTGCCGCCGGTGAACCGGAGCTGTTGGTAGAAGAGATCGGGGACCAGCTCCATATCCGTTTCGCCCAATCGATAACGGATGGCGACATTACCGTCTTTCAGGAAACCCCGACCCGTTTCAAAATTATTGCCATTAAGGAAAATCACCGGAGAATAGCGCAGATTACCGGCAAGGACGGTCTGGTTGTTCCCAAGGAAGCCAGCGACCATGTCCTCACCGCCATCGGCAACATCAGCTCGTTCATGACTGTCCATTCGGCAATCGCCGTGGATCAGTCATCGCGCAGCAAAGCCAATATAACTCTGGTGGAAGCCGACCCCACCATCTATATGCATCTACTGCCCTACGGCAGGGGTTTTCGGCTCGACATGTTCGTCAAGCCCTTCTCCGAGGGAGGGCATTACCTCAAACCTGGTCAGGGTGTTGAAAATCTTATGGCCGAGGTAAAGGGAAAACGGTTGCAAACCAGAAGAAATCTGGCACTCGAAGAAGAAAAAGCCCGGGATGTCGAAGAGCTCTGCCCCATTCTTGATCTGGCAACCGATATGGAACAGGAAAACGACCGCGAGTGGCATCTGCATGACCCGGACGACTGCCTCCAGGCGCTCATCGAGCTGCAGGCCATCAGCGATAGAGTTGTGATTGAATGGCCTGAAGGAGAAAAGCTGAGCGTCACTCACCAGGCGTCCTTTAAGAACATGAATCTCAAGATCAGAACGAACCGGCAAAACTGGTTCAGCATGAGCGGCCACCTTACCCTGGACCGGGACAAGGTGATTGATCTCAAAGAGCTGCTCCTGAAAGTGAAGCAGTCCTCCGGGAGATTCATTCAACTGGGGGATGGCCAGTTTCTCGCCCTGACCCAGGAGTTCAAAAAGCGGCTTGAGGATCTCAATACCTATGGAGAAGATTCCGACGATCAGTCCGGCAATGAGATTCTGGTGCATCCGCTTGCCGCCCTGCCCCTTGAAGATCTGGCTAAACAGGCCTCGACAACAGCCGATGCGGGATGGCACCTGCAGCTCGACCGCATCAGCGATGCCCAGTCCTTTGTGCCGAAGCTGCCATCGACACTTCAGGCCGAGCTTCGCGACTATCAGGTGGAAGGCTTCAACTGGCTTGCCAGATTGGCTTTTTTAGGCGTCGGCGGCTGTCTTGCCGATGACATGGGCCTTGGCAAGACCCTGCAGTCGCTGGCCATCATCCTCAAAAATGCCGCCAAAGGACCCACGCTGGTGGTAGCGCCGACCTCCGTTTCAACCAACTGGCAAAGCGAAGTAAATCGCTTCACCCCCACCTTGAACATGGTAACGCTGCCCGCCAAGAACCGGTCAAAGGCCATTAAAAAGCTAGGGGGCTTCGATATGCTCATCACCACCTATACCCTGCTGCAGCAGGAATCCGAGCTTCTCTCCCGGGTGGAATGGCAGACAGTTATTCTCGATGAGGCGCAGGCCATCAAAAATGCCGCCACCAAAAGATCAAAGGCGGCGATGTCACTGCGCGCTAAATTCAAGCTTATCACCACGGGGACGCCCATTGAAAATCATCTGGGCGAACTCTGGAATCTCTTTAATTTTATCAATCCAGGCCTCCTTGGCTCCATCGGCAACTTCAATGAAAAATACGCCATTCCGATCGAACGGTTCCAGGATCGGGATGCCAAAATCAAACTGAAGAAGCTTATCCGGCCTTTTATTCTGCGGCGTATCAAATCGCAGGTGCTTGAAGAACTGCCGCCCAGAACGGATGTGACCCTCCAGGTAGAGATGAGCGACGAAGAGGCACATTTTTACGAGGCCCTGCGCCAGAATGCCCTTGATATTCTGGAGAGCAACAAGGACAAGAAAGGCCGCCACCTCCAGATCCTCACGGAGATCATGAAACTGCGGCAGGCCTGCTGCAATCCGCGGCTTATAAGTCCCGATACCTCTATACAAAGCTCGAAACTGCAAATCTTTTCCTCGGTTGTGGAAGAGCTGATCGGCGGTCGACACAAGGCGCTGGTCTTCAGTCAGTTCATCGGGCATCTGAAAATCATCCGCGAGTATCTCGACAGTCAGGGCATCTCCTATCAATACCTGGATGGTTCCACTCCTTCCAAAGACAGAAAAACGCGGGTCGATGATTTCCAGTCCGGCCAGGGAGATCTCTTCCTCATCAGTCTGAAAGCGGGAGGTTTGGGGCTCAACCTGACGGCAGCAGATTATGTCATTCATATGGATCCCTGGTGGAACCCGGCCATCGAAGACCAGGCTTCGGACAGGGCTCACCGCATCGGGCAGACCCGCCCGGTCACCATCTATAGACTGGTGTGCAAAAATTCCATCGAGGAAAAAATAGTCAAGCTCCACCAGGAAAAGCGCGATCTGGCCGGAAGCCTGCTGGAAGGCAGCGATATCAGCGCCAAGATGAGTTCGGACGATCTGATCGATCTGATCCGGGAGGGATAG
- a CDS encoding cereblon family protein, producing the protein MVDAYLFKEEDETTADIDTVGQDEQEDEPEKALFCKFCGHLITHADHAVEMNDSHRHAFFNPAGVIFEIRCFSSAAGCTVQGESFSEFTWFAGYIWTLAFCSMCANHMGWYFSSGDLGFYGLIEKHLVS; encoded by the coding sequence ATGGTCGACGCCTATTTATTTAAGGAAGAAGACGAAACAACTGCTGATATTGACACCGTCGGACAGGACGAGCAGGAAGATGAGCCGGAGAAGGCGCTGTTCTGCAAGTTCTGCGGTCATCTTATCACCCATGCGGACCATGCCGTCGAGATGAATGACAGCCACCGACACGCGTTTTTCAACCCGGCCGGCGTAATTTTCGAGATTCGCTGCTTTAGCAGCGCTGCAGGCTGCACTGTCCAGGGAGAATCATTCTCCGAATTTACCTGGTTTGCCGGGTATATCTGGACATTGGCTTTTTGCTCCATGTGTGCGAATCATATGGGCTGGTATTTCAGCTCCGGCGATCTCGGTTTTTACGGCTTGATCGAAAAACATCTGGTCTCTTAA
- the cobA gene encoding uroporphyrinogen-III C-methyltransferase, whose translation MDEKKGNGRIGKVYLVGAGPGDPGLITVRGKYLLEKAEVVVYDYLASRKLLKHVSKDAILIYAGKKGGAKHTHTQDEINQMLVDHALAGKIVVRLKGGDPFIFGRGGEELERLFAANVPFEVVPGVTSATAAATYAGIPITHRNYTASVAFLTGHEDPTKKDSNVDWSKLATGAGTIVVYMGIKNLPIIVENLVKHGRDPKTPVAVVRWASTPEQRTVVGTLGTIKDVVAEAGIKPPSLIIVGEVVTLRETIDWFEKRPLFGKKIVVTRTRDQASRLIADLEENGADCFECATIDIQPVDSYDILDTELERIEEYHWILFSSLNGVTYFFDRLFKRGMDARDLKGPGIAAVGRSTADLLHSYGVNADLIPPVFTSEGLADSLLDQGVEGRNILIPRAEKGREVLPETLRGAGAQVTIAPVYKNVLPEDRKKELRAELETGKVDMVTFTSSSTVRNFLTMLGAGSEGELKELLKDVKITAIGPITAKTITDNGLTVNLQPEEHTIEEMVKTIVSYYTELRAQQK comes from the coding sequence ATGGACGAGAAAAAAGGAAACGGCAGGATCGGCAAGGTTTACCTGGTAGGAGCCGGACCGGGTGATCCCGGCCTAATTACGGTGAGGGGCAAATATCTGCTGGAAAAGGCCGAGGTCGTCGTCTATGATTATCTGGCCAGCCGCAAACTGCTTAAGCATGTCTCTAAAGATGCCATTCTTATTTATGCCGGTAAAAAAGGTGGAGCCAAGCATACCCATACCCAGGACGAGATAAATCAGATGCTGGTGGATCATGCGCTGGCGGGAAAAATCGTGGTTCGGCTCAAGGGTGGTGATCCTTTTATTTTCGGAAGAGGTGGAGAGGAGCTGGAAAGGCTCTTTGCCGCCAATGTCCCTTTCGAGGTGGTTCCGGGAGTAACTTCGGCGACCGCTGCGGCTACCTATGCCGGTATCCCCATCACACATCGAAACTACACGGCCTCCGTTGCCTTTCTCACCGGTCATGAAGATCCCACCAAAAAGGATTCCAATGTCGACTGGAGCAAACTGGCCACCGGAGCCGGAACAATTGTCGTCTATATGGGAATTAAAAATCTGCCCATAATCGTGGAAAACCTGGTCAAGCATGGCCGCGACCCCAAGACGCCTGTGGCCGTGGTTCGCTGGGCTTCAACCCCCGAACAGAGAACCGTGGTCGGTACACTGGGCACTATAAAGGATGTGGTGGCGGAAGCCGGCATTAAACCACCTTCCCTCATAATTGTCGGTGAAGTCGTTACTCTGCGGGAAACCATAGACTGGTTTGAGAAACGGCCGCTCTTCGGTAAAAAGATAGTGGTCACCAGAACGCGGGATCAGGCCAGCAGGCTGATCGCCGACCTTGAAGAAAACGGTGCCGACTGCTTTGAGTGTGCAACCATTGATATTCAGCCGGTTGATTCGTACGATATCCTCGATACCGAACTGGAGCGGATTGAGGAATATCACTGGATTCTGTTCTCCTCTCTCAACGGTGTGACCTATTTCTTTGATCGTTTATTTAAAAGGGGGATGGATGCCAGGGACCTGAAGGGACCGGGTATTGCGGCCGTCGGCAGGAGCACCGCCGATCTGCTGCACAGCTATGGCGTCAATGCCGATCTCATTCCTCCGGTTTTTACCAGCGAAGGGCTGGCCGATAGTCTGCTGGACCAGGGAGTTGAAGGCAGAAACATTCTCATCCCCCGGGCAGAGAAGGGCAGGGAGGTTCTGCCTGAGACCCTGCGCGGCGCTGGAGCACAGGTTACCATTGCCCCGGTGTACAAGAACGTGCTGCCCGAAGATCGTAAAAAAGAGCTGCGCGCCGAACTTGAGACGGGGAAGGTCGATATGGTGACTTTTACCAGCTCTTCCACCGTCAGGAATTTTCTGACCATGCTGGGTGCCGGCAGTGAGGGCGAGCTCAAGGAGTTGCTCAAAGACGTAAAGATCACCGCCATCGGCCCCATCACCGCAAAGACGATCACGGATAATGGTTTGACCGTTAACCTGCAGCCGGAGGAACATACCATTGAAGAGATGGTAAAGACCATCGTTTCATACTATACTGAATTAAGGGCACAGCAGAAGTAA
- a CDS encoding adenylate kinase — protein sequence MGKNILVFGPNGSGKGTQGAIISKKYDIPHIESGAIFREHISGGTELGKKAKEYIDRGDLVPDDITIPMMVARLQKDDCKNGWILDGFPRSKDQAVTLAETLKKEDLALDYVIEIRLEREVAKERIMGRRLCVNDNNHPNHIAFDAIKPVEKDGKLVCRVCGGELKTRPDDQDEEAINKRHNIYYDEETGTMAAVNYFKNADGPKVISVDGSASIKEVTDSIMSEL from the coding sequence ATGGGTAAAAATATCCTGGTTTTTGGACCAAATGGAAGCGGTAAAGGGACGCAGGGAGCGATTATATCAAAAAAATACGATATCCCTCATATTGAGTCCGGTGCGATTTTCAGAGAGCATATCAGCGGCGGCACAGAACTTGGCAAAAAGGCTAAAGAATATATTGACCGTGGTGATCTGGTGCCCGATGATATTACCATTCCCATGATGGTAGCCAGACTGCAGAAAGATGACTGTAAAAACGGCTGGATTCTCGACGGATTTCCCCGTTCCAAGGATCAGGCGGTTACCCTTGCCGAGACTCTTAAAAAAGAAGATTTGGCTCTTGATTATGTTATTGAGATCAGGCTCGAACGTGAGGTGGCTAAAGAACGCATCATGGGACGCCGGCTCTGTGTCAATGACAACAACCACCCCAACCATATCGCCTTTGATGCCATCAAGCCCGTGGAAAAAGACGGCAAACTTGTCTGTCGCGTCTGCGGCGGCGAACTGAAGACCCGTCCCGACGATCAGGATGAGGAAGCCATCAACAAGCGACATAATATTTATTATGACGAAGAAACCGGCACCATGGCAGCAGTCAATTACTTTAAGAATGCCGACGGGCCAAAGGTCATCTCTGTCGACGGCTCTGCTTCCATCAAGGAAGTGACCGACTCCATCATGAGCGAGCTGTAA
- a CDS encoding homoserine dehydrogenase — MREIQVGLIGFGTVGQGLARTLLQQKDLIEQRSGATVLLSRVADINHDTLPQEFQETVFSKDANDIFEDPQIDIVVELIGGIEPAKSFLLKAIAKGKHVVSANKALLSTHGREIFSAAAANDVEVGFEASVGGGMPVIKSLKEGLIANTILSIRGIMNGTANYILTQMTEHGYAFADVLRDAQQKGFAEADPTYDIEGIDTAHKLAILMTIAYGKHVHLDHVTTEGISNIHPIDIEFAREFGYRIKLLAISHNHGSHMEARVHPTMVPESHMLANIHGAFNAIQFTGDIVGDVLLYGQGAGMMPTGSAVAADVIDIGRNIIAGSVNRVPSLSYLPENISTPDITPMGELECPYYFRITAVDQPGVLSKITGVFGRHGISIKSMIQKSRGKGNPVFIVFRSHMARESEVQKAIAEINALDVITDPTVTIRGLIEDKNGH; from the coding sequence ATGAGAGAGATACAGGTAGGCCTCATAGGTTTCGGCACCGTAGGACAGGGACTCGCCCGAACGCTGCTGCAGCAGAAAGATCTGATTGAACAGCGTAGCGGAGCTACGGTTCTCCTCTCCAGGGTGGCTGATATTAATCATGATACATTGCCGCAGGAATTTCAGGAAACCGTTTTCTCAAAGGATGCCAATGATATCTTTGAAGATCCACAGATAGATATCGTCGTCGAGCTGATCGGCGGCATCGAACCCGCCAAATCGTTTCTCCTCAAGGCTATCGCCAAGGGCAAGCATGTAGTTTCCGCCAACAAGGCGCTGCTTTCCACCCACGGCCGCGAAATTTTTTCAGCAGCAGCCGCCAACGATGTCGAGGTCGGCTTCGAGGCCAGTGTCGGTGGGGGAATGCCGGTGATCAAATCACTCAAGGAAGGACTGATCGCCAACACCATTCTCTCAATCAGGGGAATAATGAACGGTACCGCCAACTATATTCTTACTCAAATGACGGAGCACGGCTACGCCTTCGCAGACGTTCTCAGGGACGCCCAGCAGAAAGGCTTCGCCGAGGCCGATCCAACTTATGATATCGAAGGCATCGATACCGCCCATAAGCTTGCTATCCTGATGACCATAGCCTACGGCAAACACGTTCACCTCGACCATGTCACCACGGAAGGCATCAGTAATATCCATCCCATCGATATCGAGTTTGCCAGGGAATTCGGCTACCGCATCAAGCTGCTGGCCATCAGCCACAACCACGGCAGTCATATGGAGGCACGGGTGCATCCCACCATGGTGCCGGAGTCTCATATGCTGGCTAATATCCACGGTGCCTTCAATGCCATCCAATTCACCGGTGATATAGTCGGAGATGTCCTCCTCTACGGACAAGGAGCCGGAATGATGCCCACCGGCAGTGCCGTTGCCGCCGACGTCATCGATATCGGCAGAAACATCATTGCAGGATCCGTCAACCGGGTGCCCTCGCTCTCCTATCTTCCGGAAAATATCTCCACTCCCGATATCACCCCCATGGGCGAGTTGGAGTGCCCTTATTACTTCCGCATCACAGCGGTCGACCAGCCTGGAGTTCTTTCCAAGATCACCGGTGTATTCGGCCGACATGGCATTTCGATCAAATCGATGATCCAGAAAAGCCGCGGCAAGGGCAATCCGGTCTTTATCGTATTCAGGTCGCACATGGCCAGGGAAAGCGAAGTGCAAAAGGCCATCGCCGAAATCAATGCTCTCGATGTTATTACAGACCCGACAGTGACGATCAGGGGTCTGATAGAAGACAAAAACGGCCATTGA
- a CDS encoding cofactor-independent phosphoglycerate mutase, whose protein sequence is MKYLILVGDGMGDFPLAELGNATPLEAAATPAMDEICRKGELFRTKTIPEGYAPGSDVANLSLMGYDPAKYYTGRAPLEAASMGIALAPDETAFRCNLVTLAFESEKVIDMVDFTGGHISTAEAGELIAALEEECGGDLFHFFAGVSYRHLLTFRGDLPGLATVPPHDYIEQNIFRFRNNYLRHHSWADLLSKAEKVLAQHPVNRKRLANSQLPANSIWLWGEGKMPQMPTFRERFNIQGSMISAVDLLKGIGVNAGLRIIDVPGATGFLDTNYRGKAEAALEALQSQDFVFVHLEAPDESGHQGSIKNKLQAIEDFDSKIVGYIIEALHHKGVDFRVSVTTDHYTPIALRTHTIDPVPTLLYDSRHTENGCGLSFSERSAQSKNIRLLENGHELINTLLQQPCNSK, encoded by the coding sequence ATGAAATATCTGATTCTGGTTGGCGACGGCATGGGGGACTTCCCCCTTGCTGAACTGGGCAATGCAACTCCCCTGGAAGCCGCCGCAACACCGGCGATGGATGAAATCTGCCGGAAAGGTGAACTGTTCCGCACTAAGACTATCCCCGAGGGTTATGCTCCGGGCAGCGATGTTGCCAATCTCTCTCTGATGGGCTACGATCCCGCAAAATATTACACCGGCAGAGCGCCCCTGGAAGCCGCCAGCATGGGAATTGCGCTGGCCCCGGACGAAACTGCCTTTCGCTGCAACCTGGTTACTCTGGCATTCGAGTCGGAGAAAGTGATCGACATGGTCGATTTTACCGGCGGCCATATCAGCACCGCGGAGGCCGGCGAGCTGATAGCCGCCCTGGAGGAAGAATGCGGCGGCGATCTCTTTCATTTTTTTGCCGGAGTCAGCTATCGTCACCTGCTCACCTTCAGGGGAGATCTGCCCGGACTGGCGACGGTTCCGCCACATGATTATATCGAACAGAATATTTTCCGGTTCCGTAACAATTACCTCAGACACCATAGCTGGGCAGATCTTCTGTCAAAAGCTGAAAAAGTGCTGGCGCAGCACCCGGTCAACAGGAAACGACTCGCCAACTCACAGCTGCCCGCCAACTCCATTTGGCTTTGGGGTGAGGGAAAAATGCCGCAGATGCCCACCTTCAGAGAGCGCTTCAATATCCAGGGCAGCATGATCTCCGCCGTTGATCTGCTCAAAGGCATCGGGGTCAACGCGGGACTGCGGATCATCGATGTTCCCGGAGCGACCGGCTTTCTCGACACCAACTATCGGGGTAAAGCCGAAGCGGCTCTTGAGGCCCTACAAAGCCAGGATTTTGTTTTCGTTCATCTGGAGGCGCCCGATGAATCGGGTCATCAGGGTTCGATCAAGAACAAGCTCCAGGCCATTGAGGATTTTGACAGCAAAATTGTGGGCTATATCATCGAGGCGCTGCACCACAAAGGAGTGGACTTTCGTGTGAGTGTCACCACCGATCACTACACCCCGATCGCCCTGCGCACCCACACCATTGATCCGGTACCTACTCTGCTCTACGATTCCCGCCATACCGAAAACGGCTGCGGGTTGTCGTTCTCGGAAAGATCGGCACAATCTAAAAATATCCGGCTGCTTGAAAACGGCCACGAACTGATCAATACACTTCTCCAGCAGCCATGCAACTCAAAATGA
- a CDS encoding acyl-CoA thioesterase: MKEPVHRSRCRVLYGDTDAAGVVYNANYLRYFEIGRTEMMRDWVCSYRDIEKLGILLPVTECFSRFKAPAFYDDLLTIETAIDTLKKVSCRFHYRITRDDPELGQPKLLVKGYTIHAAVNREGRLVQLPEEISAKLHGLIKMNLPQQ, encoded by the coding sequence ATGAAGGAGCCGGTCCATAGAAGCCGGTGCCGAGTACTTTATGGCGACACCGATGCCGCCGGAGTCGTCTACAATGCCAATTATCTCAGATACTTTGAAATCGGCCGTACTGAGATGATGCGCGACTGGGTCTGCAGCTATCGGGACATCGAGAAGCTGGGAATTCTTCTTCCGGTCACCGAATGCTTCTCACGCTTCAAGGCCCCCGCCTTTTACGATGATCTTCTCACCATCGAAACAGCGATCGATACGCTGAAAAAGGTATCCTGCCGCTTTCACTACCGCATCACCCGCGATGACCCCGAACTAGGACAACCCAAGCTCTTGGTAAAAGGCTATACCATTCATGCCGCCGTCAACCGGGAAGGCAGGCTTGTCCAGCTTCCGGAGGAAATCTCCGCAAAACTGCACGGTCTTATAAAAATGAATCTACCTCAACAATAG
- a CDS encoding porin family protein produces MRKHLVFTAVVLVIFFSASAYAQNPERFYIGAGGSYAVENFDGGDYDNSWGANLKFGYKLHPLFDLELNLDYLDEFEDSLNDFQVAGMNVSGDASLEVTTFMFVMKGYFPLNHENVKLSVVVGGGIMNADLDSEVRIDQYAYAESFDDSDFAWKVGLGADVFVSREVSLGIEGNYTMGTGDLDGIEYFNFTLGVAYHF; encoded by the coding sequence ATGAGAAAGCATTTGGTTTTTACTGCAGTAGTGTTGGTAATTTTCTTTTCAGCTTCAGCTTACGCACAAAATCCCGAAAGATTCTATATTGGGGCGGGTGGTTCTTATGCTGTAGAGAATTTTGATGGTGGAGATTATGATAATTCGTGGGGGGCAAACCTCAAGTTTGGCTACAAGTTGCACCCGTTGTTTGATCTTGAACTCAACCTCGACTACTTGGATGAATTTGAAGACAGTTTGAACGATTTTCAGGTTGCAGGCATGAATGTTAGCGGAGATGCCAGTTTAGAAGTGACCACGTTCATGTTTGTGATGAAGGGATATTTTCCGCTCAACCATGAGAATGTAAAGCTGTCAGTGGTAGTTGGAGGAGGGATAATGAACGCTGATCTTGATTCCGAGGTACGCATCGATCAGTATGCTTATGCCGAATCTTTCGATGACTCTGATTTCGCATGGAAAGTGGGATTAGGGGCAGATGTATTTGTGAGCCGGGAGGTATCGCTGGGTATTGAAGGTAACTATACGATGGGAACCGGCGATCTTGATGGAATTGAATATTTCAATTTCACCCTGGGCGTCGCCTATCATTTTTGA